Below is a genomic region from Flammeovirgaceae bacterium SG7u.111.
AAGCCTTGTCTCACTGTCTATGGTCACATATTCCAAACCGGCCATTTCGGCGTAGTCTTCCAAATATTCGGCGGTGATGGCTTGGCTGAAAACGGTGTGGTGTGCTCCTCCAGCCAAAATCCAAGCCGAAGCTGCTACTTTCAAGTTCGGCTGGGGAATCCATAATGCACGTGCTACAGGAAGGTTTGGCAAGTCTTGCTCTGGCTCTACCACATCTACTGTGTTTACCAATACCCTGAACCTATTGCCCATATCAATGATGGACGCATTGATAGCTGCGCCTGCTGGGGCATCGAATACGAGCCTTACGGGGTCGGCTTTGCCGCCTATAGAAAGTGGATGGACTTCGCACTTTGGCTTGCTTGAGGCGATAGATTCGCAGATTTCGAGCATGTGTGCGCCAAGTACTTTCTGGCCGCCTGGGTGGAAGTGGTAGGTGTAGTCTTCCATGAACGAATCGCCACCGGGCAAACCGACCGCCATGACTTTCATTGCTCTAACCAAAGCCGCAGTTTTCCAGTCACCTTCGCCACCGAAGCCAAAGCCTTGCGCCATTAACCTTTGAACAGCGATACCTGGAAGCTGGTCCATTCCGTAAAGGTTTTCGAATGTATCGGTGAAACCTTTGAAGCCACCATCTATCAAAAATTTCTTGAGGCCTAGCTCTATTTTAGCTGCATTGTATAATGATCCTCTTTGAGAGCCGCCTTTTTTGAGGCTGTTGGCCATTATGTACGATTCCTCATATATGCCCATCAGTTCTTCTACCTCAGCATCTGGAATAGCGTCGATAACTTTAGTTACATCGCCTACGCCATAGCCGTTCACACAGTAGCCTAATTTGATTTGAGCCTCTACTTTGTCGCCTTCTGTTACAGCAACTTCACGCATGTTGTCGCCTATGCGGGCGAATTTTGCTCCTTGCTGATCAGCCCAAGCTGAAGCGACCCTTGTCCAAACAGCAATTCTTTCTATTGTTTCTGGGTCTTGCCAGTGCCCTACCACCACCTTGCGGTTGATACGCATTCTTGAACCGATGAAGCCAAATTCTCTGCCTCCATGAGCAGATTGGTTGAGGTTCATGAAGTCCATGTCAATTGCGCCCCAAGGAATATCTCTGTTGAATTGGGTGTGAAGGTGCATGAAGGGCTTTTGCAAGACTTTCAACCCGTTGATCCACATTTTAGCAGGGGAGAAAGTATGCATCCAAGTGACCAAGCCGATGCAATTTGGGGCGTTGTTTGCTTCAAGGCAAAGTTTTGTGATCACGTCGGGGGTGGTGAGGACAGGCTTAAATACCACTTTGACAGGGATTGTGCTTTGGTCGTTGAGGTAAGTTGCTATTTCTTTCGAATGTGTGTCAACTTGCTTTAAGGTTTCTTCGCCATAGAGGTGCTGGCTGCCAGTTACAAACCAAACCTCGTAGTTACTTAAATTGATCATTTCCTATTTTTTATGTGTATAGATATGTAAAAAAAAATCACTTTTGAAAGCTCTACTATTGAGACCTTATATAAGGTAAAAAGGATTCAATTTTAAAATTTAAATGTAAATATTACATTTATAATAATACTTTCCAAATCTTACCAAAAAAATATCTCTTGTGAAGGCCGAAAGGGTAAAGTATAAATATATGGGTAAGGTGGCTGAATGGGTTATTGCAAGAATACCTAATTATTAAGAATTGTTAACTGATAGTATTTTGCTTGTATGTGCAATAATGCGTAATTCGATTTATAATTAATAAAATATTTTTTCAGATGAAACTGCATTATTATCTATGGTCAACATTGTTGGCTATGCTTCTATTTGCTTGTTCACCCCAAGAATATGAACCTGCTGAGGATCTCGTTGAGTTTACATTTACTGTCGATCCAACATTTTTAGATTTTGAATCAACGCCATTGCCCAATGGAAGGACGGCTGGGGCTCCTGATTTTACAGAAGAATTTCAGCTCAATTGGTATGTTGATTATTTTCGGACAGGTGTTGTGACCTTAGGCGGAGAAAAAGGCAATACGTTTAAATTATATATTCCGTCTGGCTCTCAGACTATCATTTTTACTTATCCTGGTTCTCCTCCTCCAACTCAAGGAGGTGGTATCATGTTTAAAGTCCAAGCGTTTCATGCTCAACCTATTTTCTTTTCCATATTGAAACTTGATGCTCCAGATAATGGAGGTGCTGCCGAAGTTGAACTCAGGAGGTTTGGTCATGAAATAGAAATAGAGCTGCCATTAATTGGGAAGTATTATAATGTAAGCAATGTGAAGTTCGGCTTGTCAATAGTCGAAGGAGAAGCAAGTATGGTTGGTTATACTCCAAATGGAGCATTTAAGCTTCATGATATTTATCCTCCCTATGATGGAGTGTCTGCGGATTATACTGAAGTTACAAAAGACGAGGTATCGGATGAAGTACGGTTTTATTTATCTCCAATGTTTAATGATGTTTCTGGAGAAGTAAACTTTGAGTTATCTATTCTGAATTTAGAAGATTCTCTTCTCAATAGTTTCCCCTTTACTCTACCATTGGATAAGCCTGATTATATGCCAACACTTTGGTCAACAGTTTTAGATCATGACAAATCCCTAGGAAGTACTATTGAAATATCGTTCAAAGATAGCCTCCAAAACAAAGGGTTTGAATTGGAGTATGAGTAATATATGCTGCTCGTACTAGTGCACAGAAGTGATATGTGTTATTCCGTCAATTGATATTAAGCCCTTGATTTTGGAAGATTATTAGAGTCTTAGTTTGTGTGCAGATGTAAGGCTTTGAAAGAATATCAATATTAAAAGGGAATGCTCTGGTAATGAAGTGTTGCTATTTGATGTTTCTATAAAAGGTTGATTTAAAGTAGGTAACTTACTAAGTTTGTGAATCCTCTGAGCTACAAACAGCTCATTTCTACTCTAATCACTCATTGCTATCTATATTTCAACTCCTAAAGTTGCCCTATTTTTTATAGGAAAATTTTATGTGGCATAATCGCTTTTCTCCCTTTTTATATTAACTCAAAGAAGAAGTTGTGCTTATTTTATTATAGTATTAAGGAGGTTTGCTTTTATTGGAAATAAAAACATTCTCTGTTTCATAAGGAGTGTAAGTTTTTTTATAGACTTTTCGTTTTTTGAGGAAATAATAATTCTCTGCTAAAAGTTATATTAATACTTGAGAATTAAACATTATTAACAATAAGTGTCCGTAAAATTTATATAGATTTAATCATATTTACTGTTAAAATATTACCATAATTACTAGCGATAATTTGTCCAACGTCCAATCCAAATAACCCAATGAAAATTAAAAAAATTACTCCAAAAGAGCATGCTGAAATAAAAGAGTGGTTCAATAAGATAGATGAGATAGTAGCTACCAAGTCAAAGCCTAAAGGTAAAGGAGGAAACAAGGCTCCTTGGTCAAGAAATTAGTTGACGATTTCTGCAAATAATTTTAGTTGCTTAAAACCCCCATTTGATACTAAATAAATCGGTAATTATCATTTTTCAAGCCTTTTGGTTTTGAATAGTAGGGATGCTTTGTTGACCCTACATATTTTTTTACATAGCGGAACATTTTTTTTGTGCTTATTTTTAAGGCTTTTACCTCCTCACTAATCCTTTCACCTTTTTCCATTCCATTGTTACCACTGGCAATCTGTGTCAAATTTTCTCGGTTTAGGCGAGTAGATTAGAATTTATTTGAAATAATAGTCTTTTTCGATTGTGATTTATATCTTAACAAAGATAAATACAGTAGATTAAAGGTATGGCAGAGGAATACATTGAATTGAAAGAAGAGCATGAGAGGTTTGGAAAGCATTTAGAAGAAAACAATAGAATTTTCTTCTCTGGGATTTTTGGAATAGGTAAAACACATTTTTTAAGAAGTTTTTTCGATAAGAGAAAAGATGCCATCGTTGCCATACGGCTCTCACCTGTTAGCTATTCTGTTTCAAGAAACGAAGATATTTTTGAGTTGATCAAAACAGATATATTGTTACAGCTTCTTGCCCAAGAAGTAGAAGTACAAGAAACTGCACTTTCAAAAGTAAATGCTGCAATTTTATTCGCGCAACAATCCATTGGAAGTTTCCTTTCTCCTTCAATAATGACAGCAACTGCAATCGCTGGAGCAGGTTCTGTCCTAAGCGGAGAACCAACAGGTGCGTTAATGGCTGGTATTCTGAAAGTAGGTCCAACTATTTCCAAGAGTATAGATGGATTTCTTGGATTAAAGGAAAAGTTAGCTGAGAATTATAAGAAAGTCAATGAGGATCAGATAGGTAAGGAAAAGGTATGGGACTTTATAAAAGAACAATTAAAGCAAAAGGGCTCTCCATACGAATCTGATCCAATTACTATTTTGATTCAAGATTTAGTTGTACAGCTAAAAGAGAAGGGTGTAAAAAAAGAAAAGGACATAGTAGAGGAAGAGGAGATAAAAGAGAAAAATGGTAAAGAAGTAGTGCTTTATATTGATGATTTGGACAGAATTGACCCAGCCCACATTTTTAGGATACTCAATGTATTTAGTGTGCACATAGATGAAGAGCTTTTTCATGGAGGGGAGAATGGATTATCAAACAAGTTTGGTTTTGATAAAATAATATTGGTAGGGGATATTCAGAATGTTCGAAACATTTTCCACCATCAATATGGTCAGGAAACTGATTTTAGTGGGTATATCGATAAGTTTTATGATGGGGAGGTTTTTAGATATGACCCAATTAAAGAAATAATTGGATGGTTATATTTAAAACTACAGATGATTAAATCTCCAGATAATTATCCTAGGAGTTTTGGGTTTAACACACTGCATTTTATTCTTAAAGCTTTTTTACAGTATGATCTTATAAATCTTAGAAAGTTATTAGAGCTTCTTAAGTATAAGGGAATAGATGATTTTAATTTCTATGTTCCACCTGATACTGATAGGGTTAATGATTATTATCTTTCTGGTCTGAGTTTCTGTTATATGTCTCAAGTGTTACGGTTACTGTTTGGCTCTAAAGAAATACTAATTAATACTGCCGAAAAACTAAAGTATAAATCTCGGTTTACCAAGAAAGATTCAGATTCAAAGTTATTACTGGAGTATTATTTGACTTTAGTATTATTGGAAAGTGATAATGCAAAAGAAAAATTTGACCCAGATGATAATTCGCGTTTTAATATCAACTTAGAAATCCACGCTCTATGAGCGTGGTTAATAACCGCTCTGCGTGGCTAAGCCAGAAAACGGCCCAATGATTATATTCAAGAGTTGTCCCCACAACCGAAGAATATATTATGAGCCGTTTTCACAAATTGTCACATTGGATCTGGTATTGCAAGTACCATATAGTTTGGACACCTAAATATAGGTATAGGATCCTCGAAGGAGCAATAAAAAGGGCAGCAATAGAGCATATAATGCAGTACGCCGCCCAAAAGAAATATATTATCGATACGCTGAACGTCCAAAAGGGCCATGTTCACTTGATTATCGATATCCCTCCCAAATATTCGGTTTCCGATGTGGTGGGGATCTTGAAGGGCCGGACAGCCATACGGTTGTTTTCAAAGTTCAAGAAGCTGAAGCAACGCCCCTATTGGGGCAACCGTTTTTGGGCAACAGGCTATTGTGTTGATACGGTAGGGCTTGACCCAGAAAAGATAAGGCTTTACGTGGAGTATCAAGAAGAACAGGAAAAAAAGAACGAGAGCTAAGAATAACAAAGTAATAAAATAGATTTATAACCGGGGACAATGAATTCCTTTGCCTCCTTTGGGGGCAAGGGCAGTTTACCCCCTTACAGGGGTTATCACAATTCCCCGCCCTTTGGGTGGGGATCTTTTAATCAAAAAATATTCTTCAACATTAGTAGTGAAACAACTTACGAGTGGAGATATTATATTGAAGGTTTTGAATATAAAAGGTTTACAAGGTTAGATGATGAATCCTTACCGGAAGAATTTCCATTATGGCTTTTTTTTCACGAGGCGCTGGTAGTGCTCGACCAAAAGGGCGTTCTTTAAAATCACCTCCTCAAAAAGCCCATTATCTTTTTCCTTTCCTTCAAGAATACCACAGCCAAAAAAGTGAGTAAAAGCAGGTTGTTTGCCAGTAGGTTCATAAAAAAGCTACCAAAGTCAAGCTGTGTAGTAGCCCAGCTCATAGCCCCCGCCAATAGGAGGTAGAAAAGCCCAGAAAGTACTCGATAGGGGATAGGGTAATATTTCCTACCCAAGAGGTAACAGAGCAACATCATGCTGCCGTAGCAAGTAAAGGTTGCCCAGGCGCTGCCAAAATACCCGATGTGCGGAATGAGGTAGAAGTTGAAACTGATGGTGAACAGTGCGCCTATGCTGCTGATAATTGCTCCAAAATAGGTGCGATCGGTGATTTTGAACCAAGCGGCAAGGTTGTAGTAAATGCCTAAAAATACGTTTGCCATGAGCAAAATGGGTACTACGCCCAATCCTACCAAATAGGCTTTATCTCGAATGAATATTCTGGAAAGCCAATCTACATTTGCCATTACGGCTACCAACATGAGGCAGCAGGCAATGATAAAATAATTCATCACGATGCTGTAGGCTTCCTTGTGGTCTTTGTCTTTTGCCTTGGCAAAAAAGAACGGCTCGGCTGCGAATCGGAATGCCTGCACCGCTAAGGTAATGAACATGGAAAGCTTGTAGCAGGCGGAGTAGATTCCCACTGCATCCATGTTTTCCTTGTCGGGGTAAAAGTCTGCCGGAAGCAGGTATTTGAGCAGAACCCGGTCGGAAACCTCGTTGATGCTAAACGCCAAGCCAGAGAAAATGATGGGAAACCCGTAGATCAACATGGGTTTCAGCTGGCTCATGTTCAGGCTGTATTTCAAGGTTCGGAACACGGGCAGTAAAATGGGGACGAGCATGGCATTTGCCAAAAGGTTTGCCAAGAAAGCGTAGCCTAGCCCCAGTTCAGGGTCGTAAAATGAGCTGATCATTGGCTGCAAGCTGGCTAAATATTTCCCTTCAAATACGCCTTTGCAGAAAATGAGGAAAAATATGTTCAGACCAAAATTGATACAGATGTTACCCAACTTGGCGAGGGCAAAATACTTGGCTTTGTGCTGGATGCGAAGCCTTGCAAAAGGGATGGCGACAATGGCATCGATGCCGATGAGGAGGGCAAACCACACGATGTATTTCTGTCCGTCTGGGTAGCCGAGGGCTTGGGCGATGGAGCTGGAAAAAGCAATGAGGATGCCCGAAAAAAGCAAACTGGTGGTGAGCAAACTGCTAACCGCTGAGTTGAAGCTTTTGGTTTCATCTCCGCCTTCGCGGGTGGCAAAGCGGAAATAGGCGGTTTCCATTCCGTAGGTAAAAAGCACGTTGAGCACGGCGGCATAGGCATAAAACTCGGATACAATTCCGTAACTTCCTGGAGCAAAAACTCCTGTGTGCAGAGGCACTAGCGCATAGTTGAGCAGCCTTGCCATAATGGTCGTTCCCCCATAAATCGCCGTTTCCGAAGCTAGTTTTTTGAGCATGTTGTTTTTTGAATGGCTTTCAATGCCTAGTTTTGGTTCAATGGCTAAAGATAGGTTGTTTGAAATTAAACCCCGTGAGGGGTTTCAAATTTGTAGTTATTTGAGAAGTTGAAAGGTCAACGCCCTAGGTGTTGCACAAGTGCAAATTTTCCTTTTTATGCAACCCGCTACGGGGTTGTTTTTTTCTCTTTTCAAAGCTACAAATATGCAACCTCTTCGAGGTTGGGGAATATCTTATACTTGACTGTACAAAAGAACGAGTCTTCCGCACATGGTTAAATGTGATAAGAGGAGGTTGTCACTTTCGTGAGAATGACTTGAAAGTAGAAGAAAATGAATTAGTATTGCAAGAAAGTGTTAGGAGGAAAAAATGGAAGAATACCCTTACCAACCCATCATCAATATTTCGGGGATTTGTGCTGCCCATGGCATGAAAGAAGCCGTGTTGTCCCCAGGCTCACGTTGCGCCCCGCTTACGCTTGCTTTCACTCGCCATCCGACCATCAACACCTACACCATCACCGATGAACGGTCGGCGGGTTTCATTGGCTTGGGTTTGGCTCAGCAAACGGGGAAGCTTGTTGGGTTGGTCTGTACTTCGGGTACGGCAGCGTCTAATTATGGACCAGCAATAGCCGAGGCATTCTACCAACATGTTCCGCTAATTGCATTCACAGCTGACCGCCCACCCGAATGGCTCGACCAACTCGATGGGCAGACGATCAGGCAACAAAACTTGCATGCCAACCATGTGAAGGGCTTTTTCCAACTTCCCGTCGATTATTCGCACCCCGATGCGAAGTGGCATATCCAACGAACCATTTCGGAAGCCATTAACTTGGCGACGACTTTCCCACAAGGACCAGTGCAGGTAAATGTGCCGTTTCGTGAGCCGTTTTACCCTACCGCTTCTCAGCAGTTTGAAATTGAAAATCCAGAAAACATTATTTTGGAGGAAGATTCGGAGCAAGTACTAAGCGAGTTGGTTTGGGAGAAGTTGAAAACAGAAGCTCAGGGTTATAGGAAAATATTGCTAGTTGCAGGGCAGGGGAAACGAGATGAAAAACTGCTGGATGCGCTAAGGAAATCAGGTTTGCCCGTAGTTTCCGATGTGATTTCAAATGCTTCGGAATTGGAAAATGCCATTCGCCACCAAGATGCTTTTTTGGCTAGGGCAGATTTGCACGAAGAGTTAAAGCCTGACCTTATCGTAAGTTTTGGAAAGTCGGTGATTTCGAAAAACTTGAAGCTCTTTTTGAGGAAAAATAAACCAGCAGCGCATTGGCATACCCAGCCAGCGGGGCAAGTAGCGGATACGTTCCAGTCGCTCACAAAAATACTTCGATGCGAGCCTGCTTATTTCTTTACAGAAGCAAGAGAAAAAGAGCTTTTTCAGCCTGAAACTTCTTTTACCGAAAGGTGGAAAAATGTAGATGAGCAAACGAGAAATTTTACCAACGAGTTTTTGGGAAGCAAGCCCGACAACGAATTTTCTTTTGTGAAAGAGTTGATGCAGAATTTGCCCCAAAATGTCAGTTTTCATTTGGCAAATAGCATGTCGGTGCGCTATGCGAACTTTGTAAACCAGCTTCCCGAAGGGGCAGAGGTTTGGGCGAACAGGGGGACAAGCGGAATAGATGGGAGCAATAGCTCAGCGGTTGGGCATGCCCTGGCTTCACCCGAAAAACTACACGTATTGCTCACAGGCGATCTGGCTTTTTTCTACGATAGAAATGCTTTTTGGAACAAATACCTTCCTCCAAACCTCAAAATTATTTTGTTGAACAACAAAGGTGGGGGCATTTTCCGAATGATTCCTGGACCAGTTGCCCAACCCGAGCTCGAGGAATATTTCGTGACGTCAAGCCATCTCGATGCTTCATATCTGTGCCAAGAGTTTGGGATGGATTATTTTCAATCTAATTCTGTTTTTGAAGGCAAAATACACCTTAAAAGGTTTTGGGAAGTTGGCTCAGTACAAAGTTTGTTGGAATTTGGCTCGGATGGAAAGCAAGGGCAAGAAATATTTCAGGAGTTTAAGGGCGAAGTAAAGAACTTGCAATTTTGAAGCTTGAGCAAATTACGGGTAATGAGTTAAAATGAAAAAGGTCACCAAATCGGTAACCTTTTTCATTTTAACTACCCTTTTCCCCATCTTCTATTCTATTGATGACATGGTCGGAAAGTTTTTTGCTGGCATCTGCGCCAAGTTCTCGTATCCGCTCTATTCGTCCTACTATCGTATCGCCTTTCTTTTTCGATTTATAAAGTTTGTTTATGGCACTTTCGTAAGTGATGTGTAGTTTTTCAATGCTCGATTCTATTTTGCCCATATCGTCCATAAACCCAGTGAACTTATCGTAGAGTGCACCACTTTCTCTGGCTATTTCTAGTACGTTTTTCTTCTGGCTGTCTTGCTTCCAAATAAACGCTACGGTTCGTAAGGTTGCCAATAGGGTAGAAGGAGCGACCATTACCACATTTTTGTCCAGTGCTTTGTCAAAAATGCTAGGGTCTTCCCTAAAAGCCAAGGTGAGCGCAGGTTCTATTGGCATAAAAAGCATTACATAATCAGGCTGATTGAGCTGGTTGAGCTGTTGATAGTTTTTACTGCCCAAGTCTTTTATATGTTGCATTACACTTTTGAGGTGTTCTTGCAAATAAAGCTGCTTTTCAGCCTGGTCTATTTCGTTGAAATAGCGATTGTACGCCGTAAGTGACACTTTTGAGTCAATCACGATGTATTTGTCCTCAGGAAGCTTCACTATATAATCGGGGCGAAGAACGTTGCCTGCGTCGTTTTTGAGTACTTCTTGCTTCAAGAAGTGGACACCTTTTATCAACCCAGCTTTTTCTAAAATCAGTTCTAGCTGCATTTCTCCCCAGTCGCCCTGCACTTTTGAGTCTCCTTGCAGTGCATTGGCTAGGCGCTGGGCATCTTCCCCAACTTTTGTGTTGGCTTGGTGAAGGTGTTTTATCTGCTCTTTCAGCGTAATTATTTCCCTAGCCTCGGCTTGGTAAGTTTTTTCTACTTTGTCTTTAAATTCGTTCAGACGGTCTTGGAAAGGGTTTAGAATTTCGCCCAACCTACCATTGTTTATTTCGAGGAACTTTTTGCTTTTTTCGTCCAATATATCATTGGCAAGGCTCTTGAATTCAGCCCTGAATCGTTCTTCCATCTTTTCTACCTGCTTATTTCCTTCTTGCACTTTCTGGTGGAATTGCTTCACCATTTCTTCTCTGGCAGCTAGTTTTTCTCTTAGAACATTGATTACTTCTATTTTATCTTTCAGCTCCACTTCGTTTTTCTTAAAGTATAACTCCAAATGCTGGTATGTTTCTTTTGATACATAATTTTTTTCTAACTCCATTTTATCAATCCATTTTTCGGCTCTGAACTTATTTATCGCCAGTAGCCATGCTATAAAAGCCCCAATAACTCCACCTAGTACTAAGCCAGTGAATAATACAGATAGTTCCATATTTTATAGTAGAAAATTAGTTAGAGGGACAAGGTAGCAAATGAGACCGTAAAAGAAGTACGGTGTAGGTTTATTACCTATAGTATTTGAGTTGCACTTATTGCAAAAGTACCTATTATATTAACTAATAGACATGCCATGTAACCTTTGGGTGGCATTTAAAAGCAGAGATTAAGATTTGTTTAGAGTTGGGCAGTGAGGTGAGTGTGGTAATCAACAAGTTGCTATTTCTTTATTCCTAGTGTTTTTATGAGGTAAGCCTTAAAAAGGTTCAATCTGCAGTAACTTCGTTTTCAAACGCTGCCCAATCAAAATTATGATGTGCGATTATTGATATAAAATCATCTTTTTGTATTATTTCGCTCAACTTTGGGCAAGTATCTGGTTGACCGCCTCTTATAAGTGCAAAGGGATTGCAATTAGTTCCCGTGCTTTCGCTAAACTCGATAGATTTTTTCAAAAAGCCTCCCCAAGTCATTCCCACTATTTTGTTAGGTTTGCAGGTTTTAGGGTTGGCTCCTTTACTGTTGAGCAATAGTTTTTCCACTATTTCAGCTGAGTAGATATCTTGGCATTCTTGCACAAGAGCCAATAGTTCGAAGCTTTCCATGATTTGGGTCGATTTTACATTATCGAACATCCATGAGTTGGAAGGATCTACCAATAGGTGCAAAATTCGAGTGTTTCCTTCACCTATAAACCTCGATACAAGATCGATAATGGTTTTGGTAGCCCCATCTGAATCTGGGACATTGGCTACTGTGGGGAATATGATAACGGATTTGTTGTCACAGATTTCAGCTCTTTCATACGTTTCTTTGCTGAGGGTGTTTCCTCTTACAAAATGAATTTTGGGCAAAACGGAAATGCTTTGGGGCAACTCTTCTAACCTGCTGTCCACTATGCAAATTCCCACGTCGTTTTCCACACTCCTCAGTTCTTTAATGAAGTTAATCAACTGGTATTCGCCAGGGAAATTAAAAATCACATATCCGTCTTTGAAAGGGTTTATCATGAGTCCAAGCCTTTTTTTATTGATCAAATGTTGTCTGTAGTCGAATGCTGCTGAAAATAGCGCACCTAAAATAGCGATGCCCAATGTGCAGAGTACAATAGTGAGCCACCTGCCTATGGAGGTTTCGGCTGGGCGGTTACCGTAGCCCACTGTAGTAAAGGTTTGCCAGCCTTGCCAAAATGCCTCTTCAAAAGAAACATCTTCGACAAGGAAAAAGCCTAAAATATAAACTATGAAAAGCGACAAAAACCAAACTGTCACTTTTACCAGCCACGAAAGCGGCTCTTGTTCTTTTATTTTTTGGGAAAATTCCCTGAAAAGATGCAGTATCATGGACTAAACATATCTACTTTCCTCCAGATTGTCAACATTATTTTGCCAAATAGACTGATTGGGATAGATTCTATTTTGACTTTCATCATTTTAGAAATTCTTCAAGACTGGGAGGAGAATGGTTTTAAGTGTGTCAAGCCTAGATGATTTAGCTTTATAGGCTTTAACTGAACTGGCATAGTATCTTAGGATCAAAATAATTTCTCAAAACGTTCATTTCTACTTGGCTACAGATAATAGCCGAGGCTTAAATTGGTTTAATATGAAAACAGTTTTCCATACTGCTTTATATTGTTATTTTTGGATGTTTTATCATTACAGAGAAATTTAAGACAACCTTTTAAGGTATTGGTTATCAAAATCAATTTTTATAAAAAAAGCATAAGCGCTTAGATGAAGACCATAGATATAACTACTCCCCAAAACGTGACCATTCGGTACGAACTTGCCGACCTTAAAGACAGGATAATAGCTTTTGTGATTGATTTTTTGATCTTGGTCACAGGAATTTCGATCATGAGTGCGATCCTTACTTTTGCCTTTATAGATACATGGGGGATGGAGTTTGTGATGGTTATAAATGTGTTGGTTTTTGTTTTTTATACCCCAGTCTCCGAAATTTTGACAAATGGGCAAACCTTGGGTAAAAAGTCATTGAAAATCAGGGTAATTCACCTCACAGGCAGACCGCCTAATATTAGTGATTATCTTATCCGCTGGAGCTTTAGGATGGTTGATATCTGGTTCTCTTCAGGGACAATAGCTGCCGTACTTTGTAACACCACTTCTACTGGGCAAAGGCTAGGTGGCATGCTTTCGAATACTACAGTGATAAAGGAACGCCCGAGCAATATGTACTCGCTTCACGATCTTGAAAAAATTCAGACGGCTGATCATTATGAACCTACATACCCTGCAGTTGCTTCTTTTAAAAATGAAGATATGTTGCTTATA
It encodes:
- the rmuC gene encoding DNA recombination protein RmuC translates to MELSVLFTGLVLGGVIGAFIAWLLAINKFRAEKWIDKMELEKNYVSKETYQHLELYFKKNEVELKDKIEVINVLREKLAAREEMVKQFHQKVQEGNKQVEKMEERFRAEFKSLANDILDEKSKKFLEINNGRLGEILNPFQDRLNEFKDKVEKTYQAEAREIITLKEQIKHLHQANTKVGEDAQRLANALQGDSKVQGDWGEMQLELILEKAGLIKGVHFLKQEVLKNDAGNVLRPDYIVKLPEDKYIVIDSKVSLTAYNRYFNEIDQAEKQLYLQEHLKSVMQHIKDLGSKNYQQLNQLNQPDYVMLFMPIEPALTLAFREDPSIFDKALDKNVVMVAPSTLLATLRTVAFIWKQDSQKKNVLEIARESGALYDKFTGFMDDMGKIESSIEKLHITYESAINKLYKSKKKGDTIVGRIERIRELGADASKKLSDHVINRIEDGEKGS
- a CDS encoding potassium channel family protein, encoding MILHLFREFSQKIKEQEPLSWLVKVTVWFLSLFIVYILGFFLVEDVSFEEAFWQGWQTFTTVGYGNRPAETSIGRWLTIVLCTLGIAILGALFSAAFDYRQHLINKKRLGLMINPFKDGYVIFNFPGEYQLINFIKELRSVENDVGICIVDSRLEELPQSISVLPKIHFVRGNTLSKETYERAEICDNKSVIIFPTVANVPDSDGATKTIIDLVSRFIGEGNTRILHLLVDPSNSWMFDNVKSTQIMESFELLALVQECQDIYSAEIVEKLLLNSKGANPKTCKPNKIVGMTWGGFLKKSIEFSESTGTNCNPFALIRGGQPDTCPKLSEIIQKDDFISIIAHHNFDWAAFENEVTAD
- a CDS encoding RDD family protein, translated to MKTIDITTPQNVTIRYELADLKDRIIAFVIDFLILVTGISIMSAILTFAFIDTWGMEFVMVINVLVFVFYTPVSEILTNGQTLGKKSLKIRVIHLTGRPPNISDYLIRWSFRMVDIWFSSGTIAAVLCNTTSTGQRLGGMLSNTTVIKERPSNMYSLHDLEKIQTADHYEPTYPAVASFKNEDMLLIKRVIDRALKYKNGAHSEALVLMTEKVAENLGIPTPKSDKMGFLKTVIKDYIVLTR